The Streptomyces sp. NBC_01197 genome window below encodes:
- a CDS encoding AMP-binding protein codes for MSGQEDAYREFRAARDLLLHHADDQDAARKAFRWPRPRQFNWAIDWFDRIAEGNDRVALRIVGQGELTFQELSRRSDRAASWLLSQGVRRGEVVMLLMDNRTELWELMLALIKIRAVVAPAFITISPDELRTRIGRTGARHVIADHRIVPGLPVDGLRAKIAVGGEHEGWTGFATSAGHGHRFVPEGPTEADEPLFYYFTSGSTSRPKLVVHTHVSYAIGHLASMYWNGLKPGDVHLNVSAPAWAKYPWSSLFAPWNAEATVVSMDSAGATPERLLDVLRTGTVTSFCAPPSIWRALIRTGLPDGLPGLRHAVSVGEPLMGDIVEQARSLAGVTVRNGFGQSEVTAMAGVTASSPADPVSMGRPLPGYEPVVVRPGTDEPAREGELCLDLSNRPVGMMRGYLDPEDNAGSHTPGGLYRTGDLARWEDGDGSLVYLGRRKDMFEGPDGAAIAPLELEHVLVLHPAVAELSVVPVSEGQALVPKAYVVLAAGWNASRATAEVLFAHLRDRLPAAKLVRFLEFVDDLPRTESGKVRREAVRVLRRSRNVEFAAELPAAQA; via the coding sequence GTGTCCGGGCAAGAAGACGCGTACCGGGAGTTCCGTGCCGCGCGGGACCTCCTGCTGCACCACGCCGATGACCAGGACGCCGCACGCAAGGCGTTCCGGTGGCCGCGGCCACGGCAGTTCAACTGGGCGATCGACTGGTTCGACCGGATCGCCGAAGGCAACGACCGGGTGGCCCTGCGCATCGTCGGGCAGGGGGAGCTGACCTTCCAGGAGCTCTCCCGGCGCTCCGACCGGGCAGCCTCCTGGCTGCTGTCGCAGGGGGTGCGCCGGGGCGAAGTCGTGATGCTGCTGATGGACAACCGGACCGAGCTGTGGGAGCTGATGCTCGCACTGATCAAGATACGGGCCGTCGTCGCGCCGGCCTTCATCACCATCTCGCCCGATGAGCTGCGCACCAGGATCGGCAGAACCGGAGCCCGGCATGTGATCGCCGACCACCGGATCGTGCCGGGACTCCCGGTGGACGGCCTCCGGGCGAAGATCGCCGTGGGTGGGGAGCACGAGGGCTGGACCGGCTTCGCCACCTCGGCCGGACACGGGCACCGCTTCGTACCTGAGGGCCCGACCGAGGCTGACGAACCGCTGTTCTACTACTTCACATCCGGCTCCACCTCACGGCCGAAACTGGTGGTGCACACCCACGTCAGTTACGCGATCGGGCATCTGGCGAGCATGTACTGGAACGGGCTGAAGCCAGGGGATGTGCACCTCAATGTCTCCGCCCCGGCCTGGGCGAAGTACCCATGGAGCTCACTGTTCGCGCCCTGGAACGCCGAAGCCACCGTGGTGTCCATGGACAGCGCCGGCGCGACCCCGGAGCGGCTGCTCGACGTACTGCGCACCGGGACGGTCACCAGCTTCTGCGCACCGCCCAGTATCTGGCGGGCACTGATCCGGACCGGGCTGCCGGACGGCCTGCCCGGGTTGCGGCACGCGGTCAGTGTCGGTGAGCCCCTCATGGGTGACATCGTCGAGCAGGCCCGCTCCCTGGCCGGGGTGACCGTCCGCAACGGGTTCGGGCAGTCCGAGGTCACCGCCATGGCCGGAGTCACCGCCTCCTCACCGGCTGACCCGGTCTCCATGGGCCGCCCACTGCCGGGCTACGAACCGGTGGTGGTCAGGCCCGGCACCGACGAGCCGGCTCGGGAAGGCGAGCTGTGCCTGGACCTGTCCAACAGACCCGTCGGCATGATGAGGGGCTACCTGGACCCGGAAGACAACGCCGGGAGCCATACCCCGGGCGGCCTCTACCGCACGGGTGACCTGGCCCGGTGGGAGGACGGGGACGGGTCCCTGGTCTACCTCGGACGGCGCAAGGACATGTTCGAGGGGCCGGACGGGGCGGCGATCGCTCCCCTCGAACTGGAGCATGTGCTGGTGCTGCACCCCGCCGTGGCCGAACTCTCCGTCGTACCGGTCTCCGAGGGGCAGGCACTGGTACCCAAGGCGTACGTCGTACTCGCGGCCGGGTGGAACGCCAGCCGGGCCACCGCCGAGGTGCTTTTCGCGCACCTGCGGGACCGGCTTCCCGCGGCGAAGCTGGTGCGGTTCCTGGAGTTCGTGGACGACTTGCCGCGCACCGAATCGGGGAAGGTGCGGCGCGAGGCCGTCCGGGTGCTGCGCAGGTCCCGGAACGTCGAGTTCGCCGCCGAACTGCCCGCCGCCCAGGCTTAG
- a CDS encoding aldo/keto reductase, giving the protein MRYIKLGTTGLEVSAITLGCMSFGEPDRGGEPWSLGADASRDIIKQALESGVNFLDTANGYSAGSSEEIVGQAVKDFTRREEVVLSTKVWMRMRPGPNGAGLSRKAIFAELDASLKRLGTDYIDLYQIHRWDYDTPIEESLEALHDAVKSGKVRYIGASSMYAWQFAKALYLADLNGWTRFVSMQDHYNLIHREAEREMLPLCADQGIGVIPWSPLARGRLTRARDTATARAETDEGGKILYRDGDHAVAERVHEIAGKRGLSPAQVALAWVMRNPAVTSPIVGVTKPAQLADAVAAVDVELDEDEAAYLEEPYRPHETAYLEESFYKSRPAAASR; this is encoded by the coding sequence ATGCGATACATCAAACTCGGAACGACCGGACTGGAAGTCTCCGCCATCACCCTCGGCTGTATGAGCTTCGGCGAGCCGGACCGGGGCGGCGAGCCCTGGTCGCTGGGCGCGGACGCCAGCCGGGACATCATCAAGCAGGCCCTTGAGAGCGGTGTCAACTTCCTCGACACGGCCAATGGGTACAGCGCAGGAAGCAGCGAGGAGATCGTCGGCCAGGCGGTCAAGGACTTCACCCGGCGCGAGGAGGTCGTTCTCTCCACCAAGGTCTGGATGCGGATGCGCCCCGGCCCGAACGGCGCCGGGCTGTCCCGCAAGGCGATCTTCGCCGAGCTCGACGCCTCCCTGAAGCGGCTGGGGACCGACTACATCGACCTGTACCAGATCCACCGCTGGGACTACGACACCCCGATCGAGGAATCCCTCGAGGCGCTGCACGACGCGGTCAAGTCCGGGAAGGTCCGCTACATCGGAGCCTCTTCCATGTACGCCTGGCAGTTCGCCAAGGCCCTGTACCTGGCTGACCTGAACGGCTGGACCCGGTTCGTGTCGATGCAGGACCACTACAACCTCATCCACCGAGAAGCAGAGCGGGAGATGCTCCCGCTCTGCGCCGACCAGGGCATCGGCGTGATCCCGTGGAGCCCGCTGGCGCGGGGCAGGCTGACGCGGGCCCGGGACACCGCCACGGCGCGTGCCGAGACCGACGAGGGCGGCAAGATCCTCTACCGCGACGGGGACCATGCAGTGGCCGAGCGCGTCCACGAGATCGCGGGCAAGCGGGGTCTGTCCCCGGCCCAGGTCGCCCTGGCCTGGGTCATGCGCAACCCGGCGGTGACCTCGCCCATCGTCGGGGTCACCAAGCCGGCCCAGCTGGCCGACGCGGTCGCTGCGGTGGACGTCGAACTCGACGAAGACGAGGCTGCCTACCTGGAGGAGCCCTACCGGCCGCACGAAACAGCCTACCTGGAGGAGTCCTTCTACAAGTCGCGCCCTGCGGCGGCCTCCCGGTAG
- a CDS encoding RNA polymerase sigma factor: protein MTHSTHARLREGDPAALAEAFREHADAVYRHALWSTGNWATAQDVVSLTYLEAWRSRERLRPEETGSLRPWLLGIATNVLRNTARSARRHQRALARMPRDADTVPDFADEVTGRLADAEQLAAARAALEGLRRTEREVFTLCVWGGLDYASAAEALGIPVGTVRSRLSRARAKLRDSVGHPATRRDDTQSAPGRELRGGSGQIQRVDSIPARTTQENLA from the coding sequence GTGACTCATTCAACCCACGCCCGTCTCCGCGAAGGTGACCCGGCCGCGCTCGCCGAGGCGTTCCGGGAGCACGCGGACGCCGTGTACCGCCATGCCCTGTGGTCCACGGGAAACTGGGCCACGGCCCAGGACGTCGTCTCCCTCACCTACCTGGAGGCGTGGCGCTCGCGCGAGCGGCTGCGCCCGGAGGAGACCGGCAGTCTGCGCCCGTGGCTGCTGGGCATCGCCACCAACGTCCTGCGCAACACGGCCCGTTCGGCCCGGCGGCACCAGAGAGCCCTGGCCCGGATGCCACGCGACGCGGACACCGTCCCGGACTTCGCCGACGAGGTGACCGGGCGGCTGGCGGACGCCGAACAACTGGCGGCGGCCCGGGCGGCGCTGGAGGGGCTGCGGCGCACCGAGCGCGAGGTGTTCACCCTGTGCGTCTGGGGCGGGCTGGACTACGCGTCCGCCGCCGAGGCCCTGGGCATACCCGTCGGCACCGTGCGCTCCCGGCTGTCCCGCGCCCGCGCCAAGTTGCGCGACTCCGTAGGGCACCCGGCCACCCGGCGCGACGACACACAGAGCGCACCCGGCCGGGAACTCCGCGGAGGCAGCGGACAGATACAGCGTGTAGACAGCATTCCGGCTCGAACCACCCAGGAGAACCTCGCATGA
- a CDS encoding cobalt-precorrin-5B (C(1))-methyltransferase — MAEGGGGRSAQLKHTGLRPGWTTGACATAAATAAYTALLSGEFPDPVTVTLPKGQTPSFALAVEELGDGCATAGVVKDAGDDPDVTHGALVRVTVRRLPPGSGVVFRAGPGVGTVTRPGLPLEVGEPAVNPVPRQMMREHMARVAAHHGAGADAELTVSVDHGEEIARSTWNPRLGILGGLSILGTTGIVVPYSCSAWIDSIRRGVDVARAAGRTHLAGCTGSTSERTVVAEYGLAEDALLDMGDFAGAVLKYVRRHPVDRLTVCGGFAKLSKLAAGHLDLHSARSQVDKGFLAGLARRGGAGEELAAEVAGANTGLAALQLCGAAGIPLGDLVAVAARDQALAVLRGAPVAVDVICIDRAGNVVGRSTVGG, encoded by the coding sequence GTGGCTGAGGGGGGCGGTGGCCGCAGCGCCCAACTCAAGCACACCGGGCTGCGGCCCGGCTGGACGACCGGCGCCTGCGCGACGGCTGCCGCCACGGCCGCCTACACCGCGCTGCTGAGCGGCGAGTTCCCTGACCCGGTGACGGTCACCCTGCCCAAGGGTCAGACGCCGTCGTTCGCGCTGGCTGTCGAGGAGTTGGGCGACGGATGTGCGACAGCGGGTGTCGTGAAGGACGCGGGGGACGATCCGGACGTCACCCATGGCGCACTGGTCCGGGTCACCGTCCGGCGGCTGCCGCCGGGTTCGGGGGTGGTGTTCAGGGCGGGCCCGGGTGTCGGCACCGTCACCCGCCCCGGGCTGCCGCTGGAGGTGGGCGAGCCCGCCGTCAATCCGGTGCCCCGCCAGATGATGCGCGAGCACATGGCGCGCGTCGCCGCGCACCACGGTGCGGGGGCGGACGCCGAGCTCACCGTCTCCGTCGACCACGGTGAGGAGATCGCCCGCTCCACCTGGAACCCCCGGCTGGGCATCCTGGGCGGCCTCTCCATCCTGGGGACGACGGGCATTGTGGTGCCTTACTCGTGCTCGGCGTGGATCGACTCGATCCGGCGCGGCGTCGATGTGGCGCGGGCGGCCGGACGTACGCATCTGGCCGGGTGCACCGGGTCCACCTCGGAGCGGACGGTCGTCGCCGAGTACGGGCTCGCCGAGGACGCGCTGCTCGACATGGGGGACTTCGCGGGGGCCGTGCTCAAGTACGTGCGCCGCCACCCGGTGGACCGGCTCACCGTCTGCGGCGGTTTCGCCAAGCTCTCGAAGCTGGCGGCCGGGCACCTCGATCTGCACTCGGCCCGTTCTCAGGTGGACAAGGGCTTCCTGGCGGGCCTGGCCCGGCGGGGCGGCGCCGGCGAAGAACTGGCCGCTGAGGTGGCCGGGGCCAATACCGGGCTGGCCGCCCTGCAGTTGTGCGGGGCGGCGGGGATTCCGCTGGGCGACTTGGTGGCCGTGGCCGCCCGCGACCAGGCGCTGGCAGTGCTGCGGGGCGCGCCCGTCGCGGTCGACGTCATCTGTATCGACCGCGCGGGCAATGTCGTGGGCCGCAGCACCGTCGGGGGGTAG
- a CDS encoding cobalt-precorrin-6A reductase, translating into MHVLILGGTTEARRVAAGLHPGVRVTSSLAGRVARPVLPPGEIRIGGFGGAGGLAQWLREHEADALIDATHPFAGTISFNAASAAVTAHVPLLAVRRPGWVAGEGDDWHPADSLEQAAGMLPALGQRIFLTTGRMGLAAFAALDGLWFLVRSVDAPQPPYPLHMETLLDRGPFTLDGERALLRDHRIDVLVTKDSGGPATAAKLTAAREAGLPVVVVRRPAVPGGVQVAGTPEEAVRWVRDIQGTA; encoded by the coding sequence ATGCACGTACTGATACTCGGCGGCACCACCGAGGCCCGGCGGGTCGCCGCCGGCCTGCACCCCGGGGTCCGCGTCACCAGTTCCCTGGCCGGGCGGGTCGCACGGCCCGTGCTGCCGCCCGGCGAGATCCGTATCGGCGGGTTCGGCGGAGCCGGGGGACTGGCGCAGTGGCTGCGCGAGCACGAGGCCGACGCTCTCATCGACGCGACCCATCCTTTCGCCGGAACCATCAGTTTCAACGCGGCTTCGGCCGCTGTCACCGCCCATGTTCCCCTGCTCGCCGTGCGCAGGCCCGGGTGGGTGGCGGGGGAGGGCGACGACTGGCACCCGGCGGACTCCCTGGAGCAGGCCGCCGGGATGCTCCCGGCGCTGGGACAGCGGATCTTCCTCACCACCGGACGGATGGGCCTCGCCGCGTTCGCGGCACTGGACGGACTCTGGTTCCTGGTGCGGTCGGTCGACGCCCCGCAGCCCCCGTACCCGCTGCACATGGAGACCCTGCTCGACCGGGGGCCCTTCACCCTGGACGGCGAGCGTGCGCTGCTGCGTGACCACCGGATCGACGTGCTGGTCACCAAGGACAGCGGAGGACCGGCCACCGCCGCCAAGCTCACCGCGGCACGGGAGGCCGGGCTACCGGTCGTCGTGGTCCGCCGCCCCGCCGTCCCCGGAGGCGTACAGGTCGCGGGTACCCCCGAGGAAGCCGTCCGCTGGGTACGGGACATCCAGGGCACCGCCTGA
- a CDS encoding precorrin-2 C(20)-methyltransferase — protein MSEQSTGRLYGVGLGPGDPSLMTVRAVEVIAQADVIAFHSARHGRSIARSIAAGHIRTDHIEEALVYPVTTETTDHPGGYRGAMEEFYAEAAARLAAHLDAGRTVAVLAEGDPLFYGSYMHMHKRLADRYPTEVIPGVTSVSAAAARLGVPLVEGEEVLTILPGTLPEEELTARLASTDSAVVMKLGRTFPAVHRAVGRSGRMAEARYVERATMPGERTGELADVEAGSVPYFSVAVLPSRVGAPGPVREHGDVVVVGTGPAGPLWLTPETRGALAAADDLVGYTTYLDRVPVRAGQRRHGSDNKVESERAEFALDLARRGRKVAVVSGGDPGVFAMATAVLEVAAQDGYRDVPVRVLPGVTAANAAAARAGAPLGHDYATISLSDRLKPWEVIAERLRGAAAADLVLALYNPGSRSRTWQVGKARDLLLEHRSPDTPVVLGRDIGGPGESVRIVRLAALDPAEVDMRTILLVGSSRTRTVRRGDGEEIVWTPRTYPEG, from the coding sequence ATGAGCGAGCAGAGCACCGGTCGGCTGTACGGAGTCGGGCTCGGCCCCGGTGACCCTTCCCTGATGACGGTACGCGCCGTGGAGGTCATCGCCCAGGCCGACGTCATCGCTTTTCACAGTGCCCGGCACGGCCGGTCCATAGCCAGGTCCATCGCGGCTGGGCACATCCGCACCGACCACATCGAGGAGGCGCTGGTCTATCCGGTGACCACCGAGACCACCGACCACCCCGGCGGGTACCGGGGCGCGATGGAGGAGTTCTACGCCGAGGCGGCGGCCCGGCTGGCCGCGCACCTCGACGCGGGCCGCACGGTGGCGGTGCTCGCGGAGGGCGATCCGCTCTTCTACGGCTCGTACATGCATATGCACAAGCGGCTGGCGGACCGCTATCCGACCGAGGTGATCCCGGGGGTGACCTCGGTGAGCGCGGCAGCCGCCCGGCTCGGTGTGCCGCTGGTCGAGGGCGAGGAGGTGCTGACGATCCTGCCGGGCACGCTCCCCGAGGAGGAGCTGACGGCGCGTCTGGCGTCGACGGACTCCGCGGTGGTCATGAAGCTGGGCCGCACCTTCCCCGCGGTGCACCGGGCGGTCGGGCGGTCGGGCCGGATGGCCGAGGCCCGCTATGTGGAGCGCGCCACGATGCCCGGCGAGCGCACCGGCGAACTGGCCGACGTGGAGGCCGGATCCGTGCCGTACTTCTCGGTAGCGGTGCTGCCGAGCCGCGTCGGCGCGCCGGGTCCGGTACGGGAGCACGGTGACGTCGTGGTGGTCGGCACCGGCCCCGCGGGCCCGCTCTGGCTCACCCCGGAGACCCGGGGCGCGCTGGCGGCCGCGGACGACCTGGTGGGCTACACCACGTATCTGGACCGGGTCCCGGTCCGGGCGGGGCAGCGGCGGCACGGCTCCGACAACAAGGTGGAGTCGGAGCGCGCCGAGTTCGCTCTCGATCTGGCCAGGCGCGGGCGCAAGGTCGCCGTGGTGTCCGGCGGTGATCCCGGCGTGTTCGCGATGGCCACCGCCGTACTGGAGGTCGCGGCCCAGGACGGCTACCGCGATGTTCCGGTACGGGTGCTGCCCGGGGTGACCGCCGCCAACGCGGCTGCCGCCCGCGCGGGTGCGCCGCTCGGCCACGACTACGCCACGATCTCCCTCTCGGACCGGCTCAAGCCGTGGGAGGTGATCGCGGAGCGGCTGCGCGGCGCAGCGGCGGCCGACCTGGTGCTCGCGCTGTACAACCCGGGCTCCCGCAGCCGGACCTGGCAGGTCGGCAAGGCCCGTGACCTGCTCCTTGAGCACCGTTCACCGGACACGCCCGTGGTGCTCGGCAGGGACATCGGCGGACCCGGCGAGAGCGTCCGGATCGTACGGCTCGCGGCGCTCGATCCGGCCGAGGTCGACATGCGCACGATCCTGCTCGTCGGCTCGTCCCGGACACGGACCGTGCGGCGGGGCGACGGTGAGGAGATCGTCTGGACTCCCCGGACTTATCCCGAGGGGTGA
- a CDS encoding precorrin-8X methylmutase, with protein sequence MFDYEKDGPAIYRQSFATIRAEADLSGLPADVSQVAVRMIHACGMVDLVRDLAYTPQVVARAREALRAGAPVLCDVAMVASGVTRKRLPANNEVVCTLSDPSVPGLAAELGTTRTAAALELWRDRMEGAVVAVGNAPTALFRLLEMVRDGAPRPAAVIGVPVGFVGAAESKDALAEDVEGLDHLVVRGRRGGSAIAAAAVNAIASEEE encoded by the coding sequence GTGTTCGACTACGAGAAGGACGGCCCGGCGATCTACCGCCAGTCGTTTGCGACCATCCGCGCAGAGGCGGACCTCTCGGGCCTTCCCGCCGATGTCAGCCAGGTCGCGGTCCGGATGATCCACGCCTGCGGCATGGTCGACCTGGTACGCGATCTCGCCTACACGCCGCAGGTGGTGGCGCGTGCCCGTGAGGCGCTGCGCGCCGGGGCCCCCGTGCTGTGCGACGTGGCGATGGTCGCCAGCGGAGTGACCCGCAAGCGGCTGCCCGCGAACAACGAGGTGGTGTGCACGCTGTCCGACCCGTCCGTGCCCGGCCTCGCGGCAGAGCTCGGCACGACGCGGACCGCCGCGGCGCTGGAGCTGTGGCGCGACCGTATGGAGGGCGCGGTGGTGGCCGTGGGCAACGCGCCGACCGCGCTGTTCCGGCTGCTCGAGATGGTCCGCGATGGCGCGCCGCGTCCCGCGGCGGTCATCGGGGTGCCGGTCGGTTTCGTCGGTGCGGCCGAGTCCAAGGACGCGCTGGCCGAGGACGTCGAGGGGCTGGACCACCTGGTGGTGCGCGGGCGCCGCGGCGGCAGCGCCATCGCAGCGGCCGCGGTCAACGCCATTGCTAGCGAGGAGGAATGA
- the cobG gene encoding precorrin-3B synthase produces MLAAMPHSSAPPPPREPAARRDRGDACPGSLRLHTADDGALARVRIPAGVLTVPQARAVLDVALRLGDGALHLTSRGNVQLRGLAQDDGRELAGVLADAGLLPSVRHERARNVVASPLCGLDGRGAADVQGWARELDALLCGCEAATGLSGRFLFAFDDGRRDVAGLGADVTLIASPGAGALLCTGEAPEMLAVPAEHAARSALLAAETFLSAARDAGTGAWRVAELPGGTAAFVRAVAERLAAAGVPAVARDRAEPLPAGTGPAPGTVPAPDGRAAALSVEAPLGLITSAQWRLLTDTALHDGSGELRLTPWRGVVLPGLGPDTAAARIAGLSAAGLITGPDSPWHGVGACIGRPGCAKSLADVRADAALATGAGRGLPVYWSGCARRCGHPHGDRVDVVATAAGYEVSVRGERLPGTMNDPSEFAATVAEARTTTPLTQ; encoded by the coding sequence ATGCTCGCCGCCATGCCCCACTCCTCCGCACCTCCGCCCCCTCGGGAGCCCGCCGCCCGGCGTGACCGCGGTGACGCGTGTCCGGGCAGCCTGCGCCTGCACACGGCGGACGACGGCGCGCTGGCACGGGTCCGGATTCCGGCAGGCGTACTGACAGTTCCGCAGGCCAGGGCGGTGCTGGACGTGGCGCTGCGGCTGGGCGACGGGGCACTTCATCTGACGTCCCGCGGCAATGTGCAGCTGCGCGGGCTGGCCCAGGACGACGGCCGGGAACTCGCCGGTGTGTTGGCGGACGCCGGGCTGCTGCCTTCCGTACGCCATGAGCGGGCCCGCAATGTCGTGGCCTCCCCGCTGTGCGGGCTCGACGGGCGGGGAGCAGCCGATGTGCAGGGCTGGGCAAGGGAGTTGGACGCTCTGCTCTGTGGCTGCGAGGCGGCCACCGGGTTGTCCGGCCGGTTTCTGTTCGCGTTCGACGACGGCCGCCGCGATGTGGCCGGTCTCGGCGCCGATGTGACGTTGATCGCTTCTCCTGGCGCCGGTGCGCTGCTGTGCACCGGCGAGGCGCCGGAGATGCTGGCCGTTCCGGCCGAACACGCGGCCCGCAGCGCCCTGCTGGCGGCCGAGACCTTTCTGAGCGCCGCCCGGGACGCCGGGACCGGGGCCTGGCGGGTGGCGGAACTTCCCGGCGGAACAGCCGCGTTCGTCCGCGCGGTCGCGGAGCGGCTGGCAGCCGCCGGTGTTCCGGCTGTTGCCCGGGACCGGGCAGAACCACTGCCGGCCGGGACGGGCCCCGCGCCCGGCACCGTACCGGCCCCGGACGGGCGGGCGGCGGCGCTCTCCGTCGAGGCGCCGCTCGGCCTCATCACCTCCGCCCAGTGGCGCCTGCTGACGGACACGGCGCTGCACGACGGCAGCGGTGAGCTGCGGCTGACTCCCTGGCGGGGCGTGGTGCTCCCCGGTCTCGGCCCGGACACCGCTGCTGCCCGGATCGCCGGTCTTTCGGCCGCGGGGCTGATCACAGGACCGGACTCCCCCTGGCACGGGGTCGGGGCGTGCATCGGGCGCCCCGGCTGCGCGAAGTCCCTTGCCGATGTACGCGCCGACGCCGCACTGGCAACCGGCGCCGGCCGCGGCCTGCCCGTGTACTGGTCGGGGTGCGCACGGCGCTGCGGCCACCCCCACGGCGACCGGGTGGACGTGGTCGCCACGGCCGCCGGTTACGAGGTCTCCGTACGCGGCGAACGGCTGCCCGGCACCATGAACGACCCCTCAGAGTTCGCCGCCACCGTGGCGGAAGCCCGGACCACCACGCCCCTCACGCAGTGA